A window of the Henckelia pumila isolate YLH828 chromosome 3, ASM3356847v2, whole genome shotgun sequence genome harbors these coding sequences:
- the LOC140887354 gene encoding uncharacterized protein: protein MASKSSFFLCSCLFIWLIPLNSFAFPAADDFSITEYDSAKIFRGDYSPPSPPPPSPPPHPPSLSCEDLRGVGSLDTTCELSYSLNFENDIYVEGNCDLFVLQGVSLVCPKLGCSIVFNISGEFRLNPFAEIVAGSVLIASGNASLLGGSVINVTARAGEPPDPSTGTPDDSVGGGGGHGGRGASCVMDNKKLPEDVWGGDAYSWESLDEPWSYGSKGGTTKREEDFGGIGGGRIKFEVKECVEVRGQLLAEGGDGGIKGGGGSGGSIYLKAHKMIGSGIICASGGDGFAGGGGGRVSVNVFSRHDDPIFLVHGGRSLGCPKNAGAAGTFFDAVPRKLIINNNNMSTDTDTLLLQFPNQPLWTNVYIQNCARASVPLLWSRVQVRGQLSLSCGAVLSFGLVHFAMSEFELMAEELLMSDSVVKIYGALRMSVKIHLMLNSKMLIDGDSDPIVATSLLEISNLVVLKGSSIIHSTANLGLHGQGSLNLTGQGDTIEAQRLVLSLFYAINVGPGSIVRGPLENASDSHMAPMLYCKHEDCPIELLHPPEDCNVNASLSFTLQICRVEDVIVKGFIEGSVVHFHWVRNVIVKSSGAIRSSGLGCTGGLGHGKLLPNGLGSGAGHGGKGGDAYYEGNYISGGISYGNAEFPCSLGSGSGNESLSSASAGGGIIIMGSLEHPVSKLTVYGELIADGESYGKYVGKKESGFVSDIGPGGGSGGTILLFIHNLVLGDTSIISTAGGHGSTNGGGGGGGRIHFHWSDISTGEDYVPIAFVEGTISVRGGIGRNLGQDGENGTLSGKACPEGLYGIFCQECPLGTYKNLTGSSRDLCRDCPFHELPHRATYISVRGGVVDGWCPYKCISERYHMPHCYTALEELVYTFGGPWFFSFILLSLLVILALVLSVARMKISSGDELPGVMTNHRSSPIDRSFPFLESLNEVMETSRSEESQNHVHRMHFLGENTFSEPWYLPHSPPKEVKEIVYEDAFNRFVDEINALSLYQWWEGSVYSILYVFAYPLAWSWLQWRRKEKVQRLREYVRSEYDHACLRSCRSRALYEGLKVAATSDFMLAYVDFYLGGDEKRNDLPPRLHQRFPLSLMFGGDGSYMAPFSLHSDNILTNLMSQSVPPTIWYRLVAGLNAQLRLVRRGHLRTTFRPVIHWLETHAIRTLCGHGIRVDLARFQPSTNGYCQFGLVVSAVEDEICHSSVQRPDRRLLLEKQFSLPTNRWKKAFDLVRVSEHVMMQKRFCGEVLHVKNLQNVSDGITLGYPLYYLVRNMRPVCHQDLIGLIISVLLLGDFSLVSLLLLQLYSISLLDVFLVLSILPLGILLPFPAGINALFSHGPRRSAGLARVYALWNIISVINVMVAFICGLVHFKAQSSKKHPNSQSWNFSMDESGWWMLPCGLIICKVIQARLIDLHVANLEIQDKTLYSNDPNVFWQ, encoded by the exons ATGGCCTCCAAATCTTCCTTTTTCTTGTGTTCTTGTCTTTTCATTTGGCTAATTCCCTTGAATTCTTTCGCTTTTCCGGCCGCGGATGATTTTTCGATCACAGAATATGACTCTGCCAAAATCTTCCGGGGAGATTATTCGCCGCCGTCTCCTCCGCCTCCATCTCCACCGCCCCATCCGCCGTCCCTCTCTTGTGAAGATTTGAGGGGCGTGGGCTCGCTTGATACCACATGCGAGCTCAGCTACTCGTTAAATTTTGAGAATGATATTTACGTGGAAGGTAACTGTGATTTGTTTGTTCTCCAGGGGGTGAGTTTAGTGTGCCCCAAGTTAGGCTGTTCTATTGTGTTTAATATAAGTGGTGAATTTAGATTGAACCCTTTTGCCGAAATTGTTGCTGGCTCCGTGCTCATTGCTTCCGGCAATGCGAGTTTATTAGGGGGCTCTGTCATTAATGTTACGGCACGGGCGGGTGAGCCACCTGATCCATCTACCGGTACACCTGATGATTCTGTGGGAGGCGGCGGAGGGCATGGAGGAAGGGGTGCGAGCTGCGTCATGGATAATAAGAAGCTGCCGGAGGATGTGTGGGGCGGGGATGCCTATTCATGGGAGTCATTGGATGAACCATGGAGTTACGGAAGTAAGGGCGGGACCACAAAAAGGGAAGAGGATTTTGGAGGGATTGGGGGTGGGAGGATTAAGTTTGAGGTGAAGGAATGTGTTGAAGTGCGAGGTCAGCTCTTGGCAGAAGGAGGGGATGGCGGCATTAAAGGAGGAGGAGGGTCGGGTGGCAGCATTTATCTCAAGGCACATAAAAT GATAGGAAGTGGCATTATATGTGCTTCTGGAGGTGATGGATTTGCCGGAGGAGGTGGAGGAAGGGTTTCTGTCAATGTTTTTAGCAGGCATGATGACCCCATATTCTTGGTCCATG GGGGAAGAAGCTTGGGCTGTCCAAAAAATGCAGGTGCTGCAGGAACGTTCTTTGATGCAGTTCCTCGAAAACTTATCATCAACAATAACAACATGTCTACAGACACTGATACTCTTCTTTTGCAATTTCCTAACCAGCCACTTTGGACAAATGTTTACATTCAAAATTGTGCTCGGGCTTCTGTTCCTTTGTTGTGGAGTCGTGTTCAG GTTCGAGGACAGCTTAGTTTATCATGTGGAGCGGTTCTCAGCTTTGGGCTTGTGCATTTTGCCATGTCAGAGTTTGAACTGATGGCTGAAGAACTTCTAATGAGTGACTCTGTAGTAAAG ATCTATGGGGCATTGCGAATGTCGGTCAAAATCCACTTGATGTTGAATTCGAAAATGCTGATTGATGGTGACAGTGATCCTATTGTTGCAACATCTTTGCTTGAAATCAGCAATTTAGTAGTTCTGAAG GGATCATCTATTATTCATTCAACTGCGAATTTAGGGCTTCACGGTCAAGGGTCATTGAACTTGACAGGCCAAGGAGATACTATTGAAGCTCAGCGTTTGGTTTTGTCCCTATTTTATGCTATAAAC GTTGGGCCTGGATCCATTGTGCGAGGTCCCTTGGAAAATGCTAGTGACAGCCACAT GGCACCAATGCTTTACTGCAAACACGAGGATTGCCCCATTGAGCTGCTTCATCCACCTGAAGATTGCAATGTTAATGCTTCATTATCCTTTACTCTCCAG ATATGTCGAGTTGAGGATGTCATTGTTAAAGGTTTCATAGAGGGATCTGTTGTTCATTTTCACTGGGTCAGAAATGTGATTGTAAAATCTTCTGGAGCAATTAGGTCTTCTGGACTGG GCTGCACTGGGGGGTTGGGTCATGGAAAACTTCTGCCTAATGGTCTCGGTAGTGGGGCTGGACACGGTGGTAAAGGAGGGGATGCTTATTATGAAGGAAATTACATCAGTGGTGGTATATCATATGGGAATGCTGAGTTTCCTTGTTCACTTGGTAGTGGAAGCGGAAATGAAAGTCTATCTTCAGCATCTGCTGGTGGTGGCATTATCA TTATGGGTTCACTCGAGCATCCAGTGTCGAAATTGACTGTCTATGGTGAGCTAATAGCTGATGGAGAAAGTTATGGAAAATATGTTGGAAAGAAAGAAAGTGGATTTGTTTCAGATATAGGTCCAGGAGGCGGTTCTGGAGGGACCATTCTTTTGTTTATTCATAATTTGGTCCTTGGTGATACCTCAATAATCTCTACCGCTGGAGGGCATGGAAGCACGAATGGCGGTGGTGGAGGTGGTGGGAGGATTCACTTCCATTGGTCGGACATCTCAACTGGAGAAGATTACGTGCCAATTGCCTTTGTTGAGGGAACCATTAGTGTCAG AGGAGGGATTGGGAGAAATCTGGGGCAAGATGGTGAGAATGGGACTTTAAGTGGGAAAGCTTGTCCAGAAGGGCTTTATGGAATATTTTGCCAG GAGTGCCCGCTTGGGACATATAAAAATTTGACAGGGTCAAGTAGAGATCTCTGTCGTGATTGCCCATTTCATGAGCTTCCCCATCGAGCTACATATATCTCTGTTAGAG GAGGGGTTGTAGATGGATGGTGTCCCTACAAATGTATATCCGAGAGATATCATATGCCTCATTGTTATACTGCCCTTGAAGAATTAGTATACACTTTTGGTGGCCCTTGGTTTTTTAGTTTCATACTCTTAAGTCTCCTTGTCATCCTGGCTCTTGTTCTTAGTGTTGCTAGGATGAAAATTTCTAGTGGAGATGAATTGCCAGGTGTAATGACCAACCATCGTAGCTCTCCAATAGATCGATCATTCCCTTTCTTAGAGTCGCTGAACGAG GTTATGGAAACAAGTAGATCCGAGGAATCCCAAAACCACGTCCATCGCATGCATTTTTTGGGGGAGAACACTTTCAGTGAACCTTGGTATCTGCCCCATTCTCCTCCTAAAGAAGTGAAAGAAATCGT ATATGAGGATGCTTTTAACCGATTTGTTGATGAGATAAATGCATTATCTTTGTATCAGTGGTGGGAAGGATCAGTGTACAGTATTCTTTATGTTTTTGCATATCCTCTTGCATGGTCATGGTTGCAATGGCGTCGCAAGGAAAAAGTACAACGCCTACGTGAATATGTTCGGTCTGAATATGATCATGCTTGCTTGCGTTCTTGCCGATCACGAGCTCTCTATGAGGGGCTAAAG GTAGCTGCAACTTCTGATTTTATGTTAGCTTATGTTGATTTTTACCTTGGTGGAGATGAAAAGAGGAATGATCTCCCTCCACGCCTACATCAAAGGTTCCCATTGTCATTAATGTTTGGAGGAGATGGATCTTACATGGCTCCTTTCTCACTTCACAGTGATAATATTCTTACTAACCTGATGAGTCAG TCTGTGCCACCCACAATTTGGTATAGGTTAGTTGCTGGTTTAAATGCACAGCTCCGTTTAGTCCGTCGTGGACATCTTAGGACAACGTTTCGTCCCGTTATCCACTGGCTTGAGACTCATGCAATCAGAACATTGTGTGGTCATGGAATTCGTGTTGATCTAGCTCGCTTTCAGCCTTCAACTAACGGATATTGCCAATTTGGACTTGTCGTGTCTGCCGTAGAGGATGAAATTTGTCATTCATCGGTTCAAAGGCCAGATAGACGTTTGTTACTTGAGAAACAATTTAG TTTGCCTACCAATCGCTGGAAAAAAGCATTTGATCTTGTTAGAGTAAGTGAGCATGTGATGATGCAAAAAAGATTTTGTGGAGAGGTTTTGCACGTGAAGAACCTACAAAATGTTTCTGATGGAATAACATTAGGTTATCCTCTTTACTACTTAGTTCGTAACATGAGACCAGTTTGTCATCAG GATCTCATTGGCTTGATCATCTCAGTACTACTCCTAGGAGATTTTAGCTTAGTTTCACTTCTCCTGCTTCAGCTTTACTCCATATCCCTGCTGGATGTCTTTCTGGTGTTGTCTATTCTGCCTCTTGGCATACTTCTGCCATTTCCAGCTGGTATCAATGCTTTATTTAGTCATGGACCTAGGCGATCAGCTGGACTTGCTCGTGTGTATGCTTTGTGGAATATAATTTCGGTGATTAATGTT ATGGTTGCCTTCATATGTGGACTAGTTCATTTCAAGGCGCAATCCAGTAAAAAGCACCCTAATTCTCAGTCCTGGAATTTTAGCAT GGATGAAAGCGGTTGGTGGATGCTGCCTTGTGGACTCATCATCTGTAAAGTAATCCAAGCACGACTGATCGATTTACATGTTGCTAACCTCGAGATTCAAGATAAGACATTGTACAGCAATGACCCTAATGTTTTCTGGCAATGA